The following proteins are encoded in a genomic region of Paenibacillus sp. FSL R7-0273:
- a CDS encoding dihydroorotate dehydrogenase — protein sequence MISTSVNTTATIAGVHFKNPVVMASGTFGFGKEYGKLYDVGMLGGISGKGLTLQAKAGNQGIRVYETASGLLNSVGLENPGVEAFLSKELPYWEKLDTARIVNLGGNTLADYVLGAELIQRDANERALEGRRAVDMIELNISCPNVKEGGIAFGVKTPAAREVVRAVRAATSLPLAVKLSPNAEDIAEMAEMCEAEGADAVSLINTISGMKIDVRRRRSVFNNLYAGLSGPAIKPVALRMVHQVAHRVTIPVIGMGGITSATDIIEFIMAGATVVQVGTYNFMNMRAGSTLVEELHQFMVEESITSLDEIRGIV from the coding sequence ATGATTAGTACTTCGGTTAATACAACAGCAACAATCGCTGGTGTTCATTTTAAGAACCCGGTCGTAATGGCTTCCGGGACCTTCGGCTTCGGCAAGGAGTATGGCAAGCTGTATGATGTCGGCATGCTGGGCGGAATCTCCGGTAAGGGGCTTACCCTGCAGGCTAAAGCCGGTAACCAGGGCATCCGTGTATATGAGACCGCATCCGGTCTGCTGAACAGTGTCGGACTGGAAAATCCGGGTGTTGAGGCCTTCCTGAGCAAGGAGCTGCCATACTGGGAGAAACTGGACACCGCGCGCATCGTGAACCTCGGCGGCAACACACTGGCTGATTATGTGCTGGGGGCAGAACTGATACAGCGGGATGCCAACGAGCGGGCACTGGAGGGCAGAAGGGCTGTAGATATGATTGAGCTTAATATTTCCTGTCCTAACGTTAAGGAAGGCGGGATTGCCTTCGGCGTCAAGACACCCGCTGCCAGGGAGGTTGTCCGTGCCGTGAGGGCCGCTACAAGCCTGCCGCTTGCTGTAAAGCTGTCACCGAACGCTGAGGATATTGCCGAGATGGCCGAGATGTGTGAAGCGGAAGGCGCAGATGCTGTTTCGCTGATCAATACGATATCCGGAATGAAGATTGACGTGCGCCGCCGCCGCAGTGTTTTTAATAACCTATACGCTGGGCTGTCAGGCCCGGCGATTAAGCCGGTAGCCTTGCGGATGGTGCATCAGGTTGCTCACCGGGTAACCATCCCTGTAATCGGAATGGGCGGTATTACTTCAGCTACAGATATTATTGAATTCATTATGGCCGGTGCCACGGTTGTCCAGGTGGGAACCTATAATTTCATGAACATGCGGGCCGGCAGCACGCTGGTGGAGGAGCTGCACCAGTTTATGGTGGAGGAGAGCATTACCTCACTGGATGAAATCCGCGGAATCGTCTAG
- the mobB gene encoding molybdopterin-guanine dinucleotide biosynthesis protein B, producing MNKPVVCQIVGYKNSGKTALVCALIPFLQQEGKRVAVIKHDGHDYDMDHPGTDTWKHRQAGAMAVAITSAARTSVIEERGSSLQELIAGFSGYDYVLVEGFKQEAYPKIVLIRRQEDLELLQQTRNIAAIAAWGQMIPKAGAAAPQQRSRIFEINDIAGMANFLYNHRSNFQNFNI from the coding sequence TTGAATAAACCGGTTGTCTGCCAAATTGTCGGCTACAAAAACAGCGGGAAAACCGCCTTGGTCTGTGCGCTTATCCCCTTTTTACAGCAGGAGGGAAAGCGCGTAGCTGTCATTAAGCATGACGGCCATGATTACGACATGGATCATCCCGGTACAGATACGTGGAAGCATAGGCAAGCGGGCGCGATGGCGGTTGCCATTACGAGTGCGGCACGAACTTCTGTTATTGAAGAGCGGGGCAGCAGCCTGCAAGAGCTGATTGCGGGTTTTTCCGGCTATGATTACGTTCTGGTGGAAGGGTTCAAGCAGGAAGCTTACCCGAAAATAGTCCTGATAAGAAGGCAGGAGGACCTTGAATTACTGCAGCAAACCCGTAATATTGCCGCAATAGCGGCATGGGGACAAATGATCCCGAAGGCCGGTGCGGCTGCTCCGCAGCAGCGCTCACGGATTTTTGAGATTAATGATATTGCGGGCATGGCTAACTTTTTATACAATCACCGCTCTAATTTTCAAAATTTCAACATATGA
- a CDS encoding dihydroorotate dehydrogenase electron transfer subunit, producing MATVISNERLANGVYHLRVEGEHGGKMGQFYMLRAWGAYPLLSRPLSIHQVNDDGVEFLYHVVGEGTEIFAGLTPGDPIQLEGPFGNGFPEVEGKVALIGGGIGIAPLYYCARQLPDSDVYLGFSREAFRTEAFRPLAAELTVDVGGLILNSVDFDSYDHIFVCGPQPMLKAAQMKGAAAAAGGRSPKVYLSLENRMACGIGACLVCSVSCRDGQRKACTDGPVFLAEEVVFHD from the coding sequence GTGGCGACGGTAATCAGTAACGAACGGCTGGCTAATGGAGTATATCACCTTCGGGTTGAAGGGGAGCACGGCGGTAAAATGGGTCAATTCTACATGCTGCGGGCATGGGGAGCCTATCCGCTGCTGTCGAGGCCTCTTAGTATACATCAGGTGAATGATGACGGTGTAGAGTTTCTGTATCATGTAGTTGGTGAAGGAACCGAAATTTTTGCCGGACTGACTCCCGGGGATCCGATTCAGCTTGAGGGCCCCTTCGGTAACGGCTTCCCTGAGGTAGAAGGGAAGGTTGCCCTGATCGGCGGGGGAATCGGGATAGCACCGCTATATTACTGCGCCCGTCAGCTCCCAGACAGTGATGTGTATCTGGGCTTCAGCAGAGAAGCCTTCCGGACAGAAGCCTTCCGGCCCTTGGCAGCTGAACTTACCGTTGACGTCGGCGGACTTATTTTGAACAGCGTGGATTTTGACAGCTACGACCATATCTTCGTCTGCGGGCCTCAGCCGATGCTGAAGGCGGCACAAATGAAAGGGGCTGCAGCCGCAGCCGGCGGCAGAAGCCCTAAAGTGTACCTGTCTCTGGAGAACCGGATGGCCTGCGGAATAGGCGCCTGCCTTGTCTGCAGCGTATCCTGCCGTGACGGACAGCGGAAGGCCTGTACAGACGGTCCTGTATTCCTTGCTGAGGAGGTTGTTTTCCATGATTAG
- a CDS encoding PspA/IM30 family protein: MSIFKRLRDLTMSNVNAIIDKAEDPIKMTDQYIRDMTEDLEDAEKAVAAQIAIEKKFKQLYEEQEALVAKRNQQAHTAAQAGNVDLARRALEEKKSAEAKLVEYKASFDQNKASADNLRAKLDEMRKQLTQMKNKRETLVARYNAAKAQTEINKAMSGFSSDSASAGLKRMEEKMLAAEAQAEASNEMNSGTKSLDDEFEKLGKDQAVEDELAALMKQYDKQ, from the coding sequence ATGTCTATATTTAAACGTTTGCGTGATTTGACCATGTCCAATGTGAATGCGATTATTGACAAAGCCGAAGATCCGATCAAGATGACCGACCAATATATCCGTGACATGACGGAGGATCTTGAGGACGCGGAGAAGGCAGTAGCCGCACAAATCGCAATTGAGAAGAAATTCAAGCAGCTGTACGAAGAACAGGAAGCTCTTGTTGCCAAGCGTAATCAGCAGGCGCATACTGCAGCCCAGGCCGGCAACGTGGATCTGGCCCGCAGAGCGCTGGAGGAGAAGAAATCGGCTGAAGCGAAGCTGGTGGAATACAAGGCAAGCTTTGATCAGAACAAGGCATCTGCGGACAACCTGCGTGCCAAGCTGGATGAAATGCGCAAGCAGCTTACCCAGATGAAGAACAAACGCGAGACGCTGGTTGCCCGTTATAATGCAGCCAAGGCGCAGACTGAGATTAACAAGGCGATGAGCGGATTCAGCTCTGATTCGGCATCAGCCGGTCTGAAGCGGATGGAAGAGAAGATGCTCGCTGCTGAAGCGCAGGCTGAAGCCAGCAACGAAATGAACTCGGGTACCAAGTCACTGGATGATGAGTTTGAGAAGCTGGGCAAGGATCAGGCTGTAGAAGATGAGCTTGCGGCACTGATGAAGCAGTACGACAAGCAGTAA
- a CDS encoding DUF350 domain-containing protein gives MDFHTLVSMVVWTVSGAVLLFVLMYVDSLFTRYNDLEEMKAGNMAVTARFLLKLLAQGYILSCSLASSSSLGDALIVSIVSFWLLFIVEKAVELLLGKWGKIDLDHGTRLGKIGYGLLAGSLHMNGALIIAAFIRG, from the coding sequence ATGGATTTCCATACTCTGGTGTCCATGGTTGTGTGGACGGTGAGCGGCGCAGTGCTGCTTTTTGTGCTGATGTACGTGGATTCGCTGTTTACCCGTTATAACGATCTGGAAGAAATGAAGGCAGGCAATATGGCAGTCACGGCCCGTTTTCTGCTGAAGCTGCTGGCGCAGGGCTATATTCTGTCCTGTTCCCTTGCTTCATCCAGCAGTCTGGGAGATGCACTTATCGTATCCATCGTATCCTTCTGGCTGCTCTTTATTGTAGAAAAGGCCGTTGAGCTGCTGCTCGGCAAGTGGGGCAAAATTGATCTAGATCACGGAACACGGCTGGGCAAAATCGGTTACGGCCTGCTGGCCGGTTCCCTTCACATGAACGGTGCTTTAATCATTGCTGCTTTTATCCGGGGATAA
- a CDS encoding prenylated flavin chaperone LpdD gives MSAETQEFDDIELSAIRVGADLLLLITGGVRHIGAASTAFIDGGAVSAGTTAVPHHKEHTISEDISRRAAAALNCTVTVVMGIHYDHLSKEGIMQVVRMVNNKVDQYLAQQK, from the coding sequence TTGTCAGCGGAGACACAGGAGTTTGATGATATTGAGCTGTCAGCCATTCGAGTTGGAGCCGATCTGCTGCTGCTCATTACAGGCGGTGTCCGCCATATAGGTGCTGCAAGCACAGCCTTCATCGACGGCGGTGCAGTGAGCGCAGGGACCACGGCCGTTCCCCATCATAAGGAGCATACGATCAGTGAGGATATCTCCCGCAGAGCTGCGGCTGCGCTGAACTGCACGGTAACGGTTGTGATGGGCATCCACTATGATCATTTGAGTAAAGAGGGCATCATGCAGGTCGTCCGGATGGTTAATAATAAAGTGGATCAATATTTAGCGCAACAAAAATGA
- a CDS encoding molybdopterin molybdotransferase MoeA — MDRHRDKSDQKFQRKALQVQEAQARVMQNAKLLGTEQVPLSQSCGRVLADPLSAPHPFPAFNRSGMDGYAVIAADTASCSAEQPVWLAVVDNIPCGAVPSADLTAGTAARIMTGAQVPDGADAVVMVEITETKEMDGKVYVVLRKPQQAGSNITPLGFELKAGGQVLPAGRCITAGDIAVLAAFGVPRVTVRRRPKVAIFATGSELLEVDEPLAPGKIRNSNSPMLEALVREAGGEAVMLGAIADDLELARSRVQMALETHDLVITTGGVSVGDYDIMGDLVREKSGEMLFNKVTMRPGSVTTAAVRGGKLLLALSGNPGASFVGFHLFARPVISLMLGMTQPLLPEWTAVMGADYSRVNNYTRFVRAKLAVQDGVVQAYPANIDESSVMVTIKDSDCLIVVPPEVRGLKTGDKVKVLKLPGELRGQE; from the coding sequence ATGGACAGACATCGGGATAAAAGTGATCAGAAGTTCCAGCGCAAAGCGCTGCAGGTACAGGAAGCCCAGGCACGGGTTATGCAAAATGCCAAGCTGCTCGGTACAGAGCAAGTGCCGCTAAGCCAGAGCTGCGGACGTGTGCTTGCTGATCCGTTAAGCGCACCGCATCCGTTTCCGGCATTTAACCGTTCGGGCATGGACGGCTATGCGGTTATTGCTGCGGATACTGCGTCCTGCAGTGCGGAGCAGCCGGTATGGCTTGCGGTCGTGGATAACATCCCGTGTGGCGCAGTGCCTTCTGCAGACCTCACAGCCGGTACGGCAGCGCGGATTATGACTGGGGCGCAGGTGCCGGACGGTGCAGATGCGGTGGTGATGGTTGAGATCACCGAAACCAAAGAAATGGACGGGAAAGTGTACGTAGTTCTCCGCAAACCGCAGCAGGCGGGCAGCAATATTACACCGCTCGGGTTTGAATTAAAGGCTGGCGGCCAGGTGCTTCCGGCAGGACGTTGCATTACGGCCGGGGATATTGCGGTGCTTGCTGCATTCGGCGTTCCCCGGGTTACAGTACGGCGCCGCCCGAAGGTGGCGATTTTTGCGACCGGATCAGAACTGCTGGAGGTGGATGAACCGCTTGCGCCCGGTAAAATCCGCAACAGTAATTCGCCGATGCTGGAAGCGCTGGTCAGGGAGGCCGGTGGAGAGGCGGTAATGCTGGGTGCAATTGCCGATGATCTGGAGCTGGCCCGCAGCAGGGTGCAGATGGCACTGGAGACCCATGATTTAGTGATTACAACCGGGGGGGTATCCGTTGGCGACTATGATATTATGGGTGATCTGGTTCGTGAAAAAAGCGGTGAAATGCTGTTCAACAAGGTGACCATGCGCCCCGGAAGTGTTACGACTGCAGCTGTACGCGGAGGAAAGCTGCTGCTAGCACTGTCAGGGAATCCGGGAGCAAGCTTTGTGGGGTTCCATCTGTTTGCCCGGCCGGTTATCTCGCTGATGCTGGGAATGACCCAGCCCTTGCTGCCGGAATGGACCGCCGTTATGGGCGCGGATTACAGCAGAGTAAATAATTACACCCGGTTTGTACGGGCTAAGCTGGCAGTCCAAGACGGAGTTGTTCAGGCCTATCCGGCAAATATCGATGAGTCCTCCGTTATGGTTACCATTAAGGACAGCGACTGCCTGATCGTTGTTCCGCCTGAAGTACGCGGACTTAAGACCGGGGATAAAGTAAAGGTATTGAAGCTTCCGGGTGAGCTTCGCGGGCAGGAATGA
- a CDS encoding DUF4178 domain-containing protein, with product MSIWKRIGNLFSKPPAPEAPKSMLNLAPGDICEVSLVTYEVTGRTKTTGRNAVVLTLRDGSRIAYLHVEEREQLQYALYQPIDGRLDNPAEVPATLELDGYTFHLEEEYEGYAAVTGQTPYMNGGTQHVWQYQSDDYRLLRVEWQNGRFMLYDGEKIIPADVRVIRAS from the coding sequence ATGAGCATCTGGAAAAGAATCGGCAATCTTTTCTCCAAGCCTCCGGCACCGGAAGCGCCCAAAAGCATGCTGAATCTCGCACCCGGTGATATCTGCGAAGTCTCTCTGGTCACCTACGAGGTAACCGGACGGACGAAAACTACAGGTCGTAATGCAGTCGTGCTGACACTGCGGGACGGAAGCCGGATTGCTTATCTGCATGTCGAGGAGCGGGAGCAGCTGCAATATGCGCTCTATCAGCCGATTGACGGGCGTCTGGACAACCCGGCCGAGGTGCCGGCAACGCTGGAGCTGGACGGATACACCTTTCATCTGGAGGAAGAATACGAAGGCTACGCTGCAGTTACCGGACAGACTCCTTATATGAACGGCGGAACCCAGCATGTCTGGCAGTACCAGTCAGATGATTACCGGCTGCTGCGGGTGGAGTGGCAGAACGGGCGTTTTATGCTCTATGACGGCGAGAAAATCATCCCTGCGGATGTCCGGGTCATCCGGGCGTCCTAG